The Pocillopora verrucosa isolate sample1 chromosome 14, ASM3666991v2, whole genome shotgun sequence genome has a segment encoding these proteins:
- the LOC131789729 gene encoding uncharacterized protein yields the protein MIKASCLNKACFAIPKFSEKSKIITGSYTKGRISLLNIYGKLMESKHRWKFFPFFFSFCKLAGICRPDNNRLVQTVHLCHPLKNISSAIHAAENFVSKESSPLSFSHQRERTLILRHILGHFLCIGHRPNTSFKGSNVETETKAGCCRVKEVSDSLDEIGSVSQIKMTSVNQRDPSTYHKCGDVNRDQELENHQHCGKNTSTLELSGGFSESPSEQQVHCPTAPAGDDVEDSNLFTMDTERSELSQSFTNQKETDRNRDNKPLALDALTDQKPGAKYKQRKGDKRKGKEQLNALSDVGNADAAGACVNRHNVSLSQRNKRPKRIQPNFFLAVRIHNPQIHAGIKVIQDSIVSHSKELKPAFVSLATLHVTLMVMHLEDAEEIQKAGKVLHQCKTSLESILAKSDVMIRFSGLGHFGHRVLYAKLEEEGSDFLKSVEEIVREIFTKEGIPSTDSREYNPHMTVMKLIRHNQQLRRSGVRKIPEESYASWVDFNFGEEPVTALHLCAMGEKDTDGFYKCMATMTFADSDETSFS from the coding sequence ATGATCAAAGCATCTTGCTTGAACAAAGCTTGTTTTGCCATTcctaaattctctgaaaaatcgaaaattatCACAGGATCTTATACCAAAGGGAGAATAAGTCTACTTAATATTTATGGAAAACTTATGGAATCGAAACAtcgatggaaattttttccattcttcttcAGCTTTTGTAAACTCGCGGGCATCTGCAGACCCGACAACAACAGACTGGTCCAAACGGTTCATTTGTGTCATcctttaaaaaacatttcatcagcGATACATGCTGCGGAAAACTTTGTAAGTAAAGAGTCCTCTCCCCTTTCATTTTCTCATCAAAGGGAAAGGACATTGATACTGAGACATATTCTTGGTCATTTCTTGTGTATTGGTCATAGGCCAAATACGTCCTTTAAAGGAAGTAACGTCGAAACTGAAACAAAGGCCGGTTGTTGCAGAGTGAAAGAAGTGAGTGACTCGTTGGATGAAATTGGGAGTGTTAGTCAGATAAAAATGACAAGTGTAAATCAAAGAGACCCCTCTACCTATCACAAATGTGGTGATGTCAATCGAGATCAAGAACTAGAAAATCATCAGCATTGTGGTAAAAATACGAGTACTTTGGAACTATCTGGTGGATTTTCGGAGTCACCGTCTGAACAACAAGTACACTGTCCCACTGCTCCTGCTGGTGATGATGTGGAAGACAGCAATTTATTCACAATGGACACTGAGAGATCTGAATTGTCTCAAAGCTTTACAAATCAAAAAGAAACTGATAGAAACCGTGATAATAAGCCACTTGCCTTGGATGCTCTCACTGACCAGAAGCCAGGTgcaaaatacaaacaaagaaagggagacaaaagaaagggaaaagagCAACTGAATGCATTATCAGACGTTGGCAATGCAGATGCTGCTGGTGCGTGTGTGAACAGACACAATGTATCCTTGtcccaaagaaacaaaaggccTAAAAGGATACAACCAAACTTTTTCTTGGCTGTGCGCATTCATAATCCTCAGATACATGCTGGTATCAAGGTTATCCAAGACTCGATTGTCTCACACAGTAAGGAACTGAAGCCAGCCTTTGTCTCCTTGGCAACATTGCATGTTACCCTCATGGTCATGCACCTAGAGGATGCTGAAGAAATTCAGAAAGCAGGAAAAGTATTGCATCAGTGCAAGACATCTTTGGAATCCATCCTGGCCAAAAGTGATGTGATGATAAGATTCTCTGGTCTTGGCCACTTTGGACATAGAGTTCTCTATGCAAAACTTGAGGAAGAGGGAAGTGACTTTTTGAAATCAGTTGAGGAAATTGTGcgtgaaatatttacaaaagaaGGCATCCCTTCAACTGATTCTCGAGAGTACAATCCTCATATGACTGTCATGAAGTTAATACGCCATAACCAACAGTTGAGGAGGAGTGGGGTCAGGAAAATCCCTGAGGAGAGCTATGCAAGCTGGGTCGACTTCAATTTTGGGGAAGAGCCAGTGACGGCTTTGCACTTATGTGCAATGGGTGAGAAAGATACAGATGGGTTTTATAAGTGTATGGCAACAATGACATTTGCTGATTCAGATGAAACCTCTTTCAGTTGA